Sequence from the Segatella copri genome:
GATATAATTTTTCTTGTTCATAATGATAATTGTTTTAAAAGGTTGATTTACTTATTTACATATTTCTTTCCGTACTTGATTACTACGCCCTTGTAGCTTTAACTTTTAAATTGTTTATATTTAGGGTTTTAATTACTTTCTGGTGCAAAATTGAGCAATTATTCAATACGATGCAAATTTATTTGATGGAAATACCTTTTTGAAACATTTTTATAATCGTTTCGAACACTTTTTTTCTGTAAAAACTTGGTTTTGTGGTTTTTAAGTCTTAATTTTGCAGCGCTAATCAAAACATTATAATTATGAGAAGAAAATTACTACAATGGACACTTGCTATGATTGCAGCAGCCCTGCCAGCTATACCATCTCTGGCACAAATACCTGATGGCTATTACGACTCTCTGAAAGGCAAGAAGGGAGCCGAACTGAAAAACGCAATACACGATATCATCAAAACAGCTAAAGTGTATGGCTATGGAAGCGGTAAAGGAAAAACATGGTGGGGATTCTGGGATACAGACCGGGATGAAAACGGATACTATATCGACCGATACTCTGCCCAGAACGAATGGGAGAAAGCAACCTCTCAAGGTACACCTGGAGCAGCCATGAACATAGAACACTCTTTCCCTAAAAGCTGGTGGGGAGGAGCAAGCAACCAGGCATATAAAGATCTCTACAACCTGATGCCATGCAAAGCCAGAATCAATTCTACCAAAAGCAACTTTCCTATGGGAAAGGTGGAAAGTGGCGATAAAGGCAATGGTTGGACCAAAGTGGGCAGAGGCAGCGACGGAAAAATGTATTGGGAGCCTGCTGATATGTGGAAGGGCGACTTTGCCCGTGGCTACATGTATATGGCTACCACCTACCAGCACTTCAACTGGACCGGAACCCAAGCCCTGCAGATTCTGCAGAAGGGCAACTACCCAACACTGCAGAAATGGGCTTACACCTTATATATACAATGGGCTAAAGGTGACATGCCTGATAAATTGGAAATCCAACGTAATGAAGAGGTATTCAAGATTCAAGGCAACCGCAACCCATACATCGACTTCCCTAACCTGATGGAATATGTATGGGGCGACAGCATTGACTATGCTTTCGATCCTGCCAAGACCCTGAAGGCAACAGAGTACAAGGGCGGAACTGGTGGAGAAGGTGGTGGCGGAACCATCGACCCAACCCCTAATCCGGAAAAGCCTTCGGTAGAAACACTGATGAACGAAGACTTTACCAAGGGTAAAGGTGGCTGCACGGAAACTATCAACAGAAACGAAAGTGGCTACAAGAATATATGGATGCAGACTTCACAATATGGTTGGAAGGCTTCAGCCTATACAGCAAGCAACAAGAAGAACCATGCCGCAGATGCCCTCCTCTCAACACCGGAGATAGACCTTACGGAATATAACAATGCAACACTGACTATCAATCAGGCTGTCAACTTCGTCAAAGGTAAGGGACACGAATACCTGTCAATAGAAGCATTGGTTACCAACCCGGAAACCGGCGAAACTGAGACATCATTGCTCGATGATTTCGTGGTACCACAAAAAGATTCGTGGGAGTTTAACGATTATAATCTCGATTTGTCACAGTATTGTGGAAGCAAGTTACAACTCCGTTTCCGCTACACCAGCGATGAAAACATCTGCTGCACTTGGGAAATCAAGAAAATGTCGGTCAAGGGAACCAAA
This genomic interval carries:
- a CDS encoding endonuclease I family protein — protein: MRRKLLQWTLAMIAAALPAIPSLAQIPDGYYDSLKGKKGAELKNAIHDIIKTAKVYGYGSGKGKTWWGFWDTDRDENGYYIDRYSAQNEWEKATSQGTPGAAMNIEHSFPKSWWGGASNQAYKDLYNLMPCKARINSTKSNFPMGKVESGDKGNGWTKVGRGSDGKMYWEPADMWKGDFARGYMYMATTYQHFNWTGTQALQILQKGNYPTLQKWAYTLYIQWAKGDMPDKLEIQRNEEVFKIQGNRNPYIDFPNLMEYVWGDSIDYAFDPAKTLKATEYKGGTGGEGGGGTIDPTPNPEKPSVETLMNEDFTKGKGGCTETINRNESGYKNIWMQTSQYGWKASAYTASNKKNHAADALLSTPEIDLTEYNNATLTINQAVNFVKGKGHEYLSIEALVTNPETGETETSLLDDFVVPQKDSWEFNDYNLDLSQYCGSKLQLRFRYTSDENICCTWEIKKMSVKGTKPVGTGINQTQISTSTDIDFSQSYQVYTIDGKKTSLSNGYKGILIIKQGKNAKKIVK